A genomic stretch from Tribolium castaneum strain GA2 chromosome 6, icTriCast1.1, whole genome shotgun sequence includes:
- the LOC103313972 gene encoding tudor domain-containing protein 1, whose product MMDTEFYNLHKALSAYKTSISTSMDKIDDIFSQAASTFINPDCARGPNPKKYTISLEIVTVLQHYIRILSTVESLADGLATKLSNLDRDAEPERETACNPFTSALLSDSKECAVSCFFHNLKAQIAERDVSSGVDSDNVSSDAETIVDLKTENLDEYARLNLFDVNVKPENAPESEISNSQKATNNSKTQIKFEVEADDSSGAETLVEQPVQGKNDLLDHSRLNPFKADSNEPKTGAKKKKTVRIKEEPPCENAEIEYTALSKLLSMSVHDRRREAQKKFENKSIKRDFNWRNVTSPPRDKKVREKFSIYDILEDQLSVGQKCVFSHIISPAEFYLRTNQALFEMLQNSLNEDMNSQHQWVVNKYKTKEDARTHMGNFCFAFLPNKRKWYRVEVLDWLMEEELENICIQLIDFGETYYCKFEILLPMTLFYSMFPRMAVRCHFAAIYSPDPSKWPESSIEALEQMSEMEAKTEFETIFVCKEGNSYGIDLLNEEKFGKKTLGQILVDSELALQVDISDGLEALEDEDFEEYENINEAITGYDAKDEARLCPFTNAAGGCFKGARCKLEHGVLAKDGVTTDKVLTMNQAFTVTPLPPKGQCVDVLVTGYISTCRFYAQIVTAPSKTSNFNANFQRLRESMNSNNIVHTYEPFKLYPGLGEVVLIKENSEWFRGICVGLAENDKIEVFFVDFGYKREKKLKDLRQMKEDLLYVPFQAVECMLEGCQEKKDAPKNASQTFFDSCMNLKVFKALVVESEEPLRLSMWDSEGMEMGYVLKTCGLGEDRKKDVFPTKDCYLSCN is encoded by the exons ATGATGGATAcggaattttacaatttacacAAAGCCCTTTCTGCCTACAAGACGTCCATCAGCACAAGTATGGACAAAATTGACGATATC TTTTCGCAAGCTGCAAGTACTTTTATCAATCCCGATTGTGCCAGAGGTCCAAACCCGAAAAAGTACACAATTTCGCTCGAAATCGTAACAGTTTTGCAGCATTATATTAGGATTCTTAGCACTGTTGAGAGCTTAGCCGACGGTTTGGCGACCAAGCTCTCTAACCTAGACCGTGACGCAGAGCCTGAAAGAGAAACAGCTTGCAATCCTTTCACTTCGGCCCTTTTAAGCGACTCGAAAGAGTGTGCAGTTTCGTGCTTCTTCCATAACTTGAAGGCACAAATTGCCGAAAGAGATGTCAGTTCGGGCGTCGATTCTGACAATGTTAGTTCAGACGCGGAAACGATAGTGGACCTAAAAACCGAAAATTTGGACGAATACGCACGATTGAATCTGTTTGATGTCAACGTTAAGCCTGAAAATGCGCCCGAAAGTGAAATTTCCAACTCTCAAAAAGCCACAAACAATTCGAAAACTCAAATCAAATTCGAGGTTGAAGCTGACGACAGTTCGGGGGCCGAAACGCTTGTGGAACAACCAGTTCAGGGAAAAAACGATTTGTTAGATCACAGTAGACTTAACCCTTTCAAAGCTGACTCGAATGAGCCCAAAACAGGggcaaaaaagaagaaaactgtaagaaTCAAGGAGGAGCCGCCTTGCGAAAACGCCGAAATCGAATATACGGCCCTGAGCAAACTTTTGTCGATGTCTGTGCATGACAGGCGTCGCGAGGCGCagaaaaagtttgaaaacaaatcCATCAAACGCGATTTCAATTGGCGCAACGTCACCTCGCCACCACGTGACAAAAAAGTGCGAGAAAAATTCTCGATTTACGATATTCTTGAGGACCAGTTAAGTGTGGGCCAGAAGTGTGTTTTCAGTCACATAATCTCGCCCGCCGAGTTTTATCTTCGCACGAATCAGGCGTTGTTTGAAAT GCTGCAAAATAGCTTGAACGAGGATATGAATAGCCAACACCAGTGGgttgttaataaatataaaacgaAGGAGGATGCAAGGACACATATGGGCAATTTTTGTTTCGCGTTTTTGCCCAATAAGCGGAAGTGGTACAGAGTCGAGGTGCTTGATTGGCTG ATGGAGGAAGAATTGGAGAATATCTGCATCCAGTTGATTGATTTTGGCGAAACATACTATTGCAAATTTGAGATACTCCTCCCCATGACCCTATTTTACTCAATGTTTCCGCGTATGGCCGTCAGGTGCCACTTTGCAGCGATTTATTCACCTGATCCTAGTAAATGGCCAGAATCGAGTATCGAAGCCTTGGAACAAATGAGCGAAATGGAGGCTAAAACCGAATTCGAGACGATTTTTGTATGCAAGGAGGGAAATTCGTATGGAATTGATCTCTTGAATGAGGAGAAATTTGGGAAGAAAACGTTGGGTCAGATTTTGGTCGACTCCGAACTTGCCCTCCAAGTGGACATTTCAGACGGACTTGAAGCATTAGAGGATGAAGATTTCGAAGAGTATGAAAACATCAACGAGGCCATAACTGGATACGATGCCAAAGATGAAGCAAGACTTTGCCCCTTCACTAATGCGGCAGGGGGCTGTTTTAAAGGGGCAAGGTGTAAGCTAGAACACGGCGTTTTGGCGAAAGATGGCGTCACGACGGATAAAGTTTTGACGATGAATCAAGCGTTCACTGTGACGCCTTTGCCCCCCAAAGGCCAGTGTGTCGACGTTTTGGTAACGGGGTACATAAGCACCTGCCGTTTTTACGCACAAATTGTCACAGCACCGTCCAAGACTTCGAATTTTA ATGCAAACTTCCAGAGGCTGAGAGAGAGCATGAACTCGAATAATATAGTCCACACTTACGAGCCATTTAAATTGTATCCCGGCCTCGGGGAGGTTGTTTTGATCAAAGAAAACTCGGAATGGTTTCGGGGGATTTGCGTTGGCTTAGCCGAAAACGACAAGATTGAGGTTTTCTTTGTGGATTTTGGTTACAAAAGAGAGAAAAAACTGAAAGATCTTAGACAAATGAAAGAAGATCTTCTTTATGTGCCATTCCAA GCGGTTGAATGTATGTTGGAGGGCTGTCAGGAGAAGAAAGATGCCCCAAAAAATGCCTCCCAAACATTTTTCGACTCGTGCAtgaatttaaaagtttttaaggCTCTAGTTGT tGAATCAGAGGAACCCCTGAGACTGTCTATGTGGGACTCTGAAGGCATGGAGATGGGCTACGTTCTGAAAACGTGCGGGTTAGGAGAGGACCGCAAGAAAGATGTTTTCCCAACCAAAGACTGTTATTTAAGTTGCAATTGA